Proteins found in one Pseudomonas mosselii genomic segment:
- a CDS encoding PqiC family protein, with the protein MKFLRLPFALLVTGLLGLSGCSMHQPVALYQLDSGEPGQPTQAAGMAVVLGPVSVADYLQRETFLQRQVDGSLTAATDGRWAGSLSSDIDQLLVRQLAWRLDSQRVVLAPASAGFTPDVQVLLSITRLDSGKNQPAILDAQWRVLDRRGQVRDNRIVHLEQPHAGSESAQVQAQGQLLQKLAEQLSTAVKPLANQPAIAEETPRKPAAPVQVKKEPEKPKIPMASPIRTDMEVFRF; encoded by the coding sequence ATGAAATTTCTGCGCCTTCCATTTGCGTTGCTGGTGACCGGCTTGCTGGGCCTGAGCGGATGCAGCATGCATCAGCCGGTCGCCTTGTATCAGCTCGACAGCGGTGAACCCGGCCAGCCGACCCAGGCGGCGGGCATGGCGGTGGTGCTCGGCCCGGTATCGGTGGCCGACTACCTGCAACGTGAGACCTTTCTACAGCGGCAGGTCGATGGCAGTCTGACGGCAGCCACCGATGGCCGTTGGGCCGGCAGCCTTTCGTCGGATATCGACCAGTTGCTGGTGCGCCAGCTGGCCTGGCGCCTGGACAGCCAGCGCGTGGTGCTGGCACCGGCGAGCGCCGGCTTCACGCCGGACGTGCAGGTGCTGCTGTCCATTACCCGCCTGGACTCGGGCAAGAACCAGCCCGCGATCCTGGACGCCCAGTGGCGTGTGCTGGACCGCCGTGGCCAGGTGCGTGACAACCGCATCGTCCACCTCGAGCAGCCCCATGCGGGCAGCGAGTCTGCGCAGGTCCAGGCTCAGGGGCAATTGTTGCAGAAGCTGGCCGAACAGCTGAGTACCGCCGTTAAACCACTGGCCAACCAGCCGGCCATCGCCGAGGAGACGCCACGCAAGCCGGCGGCGCCGGTGCAGGTGAAGAAAGAGCCTGAGAAACCGAAGATTCCGATGGCCTCGCCGATTCGTACCGATATGGAAGTGTTCCGCTTCTGA
- a CDS encoding histidine kinase, giving the protein MNRPTPVKPDNFFLMIYRALSQRRIPLALRIASHNIFLVALALVIYACVMGLQFKQAMHEQADAVGQSLTTQTATSATELLVSNDILSLNVLLGNLVKNPLVAHAAIYSVDNRILAEAGQRPRNSLLGETEGVYQTKITFQDVTAGQLRISLDMNQFQQPMLISLQSMGILAAILLALALTLSLRLGRFISTPLLQLRVWLRDPHPYTPGIDRQDEIGDLARQLHARLAPPPPPEPEEEDEEDDFDDAPVAKVAPRAKAMVQTAGHDEDDDAFADLMDEQSAPAKPVIVESDEPQFSAVLAVQLGSQEQLRRLPRTRLTELLERYRDCLEQAASLYEGEVHTLNDGSTLLLFHSRDSGEDYLTNAICCGELLRALGHALQIEVADSGITLQLQLGLVLADDLQGLDQVDLLMTEQAQDALALSQHSRNLLLVERRISDDALVRQRARIRPIASPEGACCVERLMEPYPSMLERQLARMHERRA; this is encoded by the coding sequence GTGAACCGGCCCACGCCCGTAAAACCCGACAACTTCTTCCTGATGATCTACCGAGCCCTGAGCCAGCGCCGAATTCCATTGGCCCTGCGCATTGCCAGCCACAACATTTTCCTGGTGGCCCTGGCCCTGGTGATCTATGCCTGCGTGATGGGCCTGCAGTTCAAGCAGGCCATGCACGAGCAGGCCGATGCCGTCGGCCAGAGCCTGACCACCCAGACCGCCACCTCGGCCACCGAGCTGCTGGTGTCCAACGACATCCTCAGCCTCAACGTGCTGCTGGGCAACCTGGTGAAGAACCCGCTGGTGGCCCATGCGGCCATCTACAGCGTGGACAACCGCATCCTCGCCGAGGCCGGCCAGCGCCCGCGCAACAGCCTGCTGGGCGAAACCGAAGGGGTCTACCAGACCAAGATCACCTTCCAGGACGTGACCGCCGGCCAGTTGCGCATCAGCCTGGACATGAACCAGTTCCAGCAACCGATGCTGATCAGCTTGCAGAGCATGGGTATCCTCGCCGCGATCCTGCTGGCCCTGGCCCTGACCCTCAGCCTGCGCCTTGGACGCTTTATCTCGACGCCGCTGCTGCAGTTGCGCGTGTGGTTGCGTGACCCGCACCCTTACACGCCGGGCATCGACCGCCAGGACGAAATCGGCGATCTGGCGCGCCAACTGCACGCGCGCCTCGCCCCACCGCCGCCACCTGAGCCTGAAGAAGAGGACGAGGAAGACGATTTCGACGACGCGCCAGTTGCCAAGGTCGCCCCACGGGCCAAGGCGATGGTACAGACTGCCGGGCACGACGAGGACGACGACGCCTTCGCCGACCTGATGGATGAGCAAAGCGCTCCGGCCAAGCCTGTCATCGTCGAGTCCGACGAGCCGCAGTTCAGTGCCGTGCTGGCCGTGCAGTTGGGCTCCCAGGAGCAACTGCGTCGCCTGCCACGCACCCGCCTGACCGAGCTGCTGGAGCGCTACCGCGACTGTTTGGAGCAGGCTGCATCGCTGTACGAAGGCGAAGTCCACACCCTGAACGACGGCAGCACCCTGCTGTTGTTCCACAGCCGCGACAGCGGCGAGGACTACCTGACCAATGCCATCTGCTGCGGCGAGCTGCTGCGCGCCCTGGGCCACGCCCTGCAGATCGAGGTGGCCGACAGCGGCATCACCCTGCAGCTGCAACTGGGCCTGGTGCTGGCTGACGACCTGCAAGGCCTGGATCAGGTCGACCTGCTGATGACCGAACAGGCCCAGGACGCCCTGGCCCTGTCGCAGCACAGCCGCAACCTGCTGCTGGTGGAGCGCCGCATCAGCGATGACGCCCTGGTGCGCCAGCGTGCGCGTATTCGGCCGATTGCCAGCCCGGAAGGCGCGTGCTGTGTAGAACGCCTGATGGAGCCTTACCCGTCGATGCTGGAACGCCAGCTGGCACGGATGCACGAGCGCCGCGCCTGA
- the parC gene encoding DNA topoisomerase IV subunit A, whose amino-acid sequence MSDLLDSLEGVERRSLADFTEQAYLNYSMYVIMDRALPHIGDGLKPVQRRIVYAMSELGLDADSKHKKSARTVGDVLGKFHPHGDSACYEAMVLMAQPFSYRYTLVDGQGNWGAPDDPKSFAAMRYTEARLSRYSEVLLSELGQGTVDWVPNFDGTLQEPAVLPARLPNILLNGTTGIAVGMATDVPPHNLREVASACVRLLDEPKATIEQLCEHIQGPDYPTEAEIVTPRADILKLYETGKGSIRMRAVYRVEDGDIIVTALPHQVSGAKVLEQIAAQMQAKKLPMVADLRDESDHENPCRIVIIPRSNRVDAAELMQHLFATTDLESTYRVNVNIIGLDGRPQLKNLRALLLEWLEYRIGTVRRRLQHRLDKVEKRLHLLEGLLTAFLNLDEVIHIIRTEEHPKQALIARFDLTEIQADYILETRLRQLARLEEMKIRGEQDELLKEQKRLTTLLGSDAKLRKLVRSELIEDAETYGDDRRSPIVERAEAKALSENELMPTEPVTVVLSEKGWVRCAKGHDIDATGLSYKAGDGFKAAAAGRSNQFAVLIDSTGRSYSVAAHSLPSARGQGEPLTGRLTPPPGATFECVLLPEDEALYVVASDAGYGFVVKGEDLQAKNKAGKGLLSLPNGAKVMTPRPVADREQDWLAAVTTEGRLLVFKVADLPQLGKGKGNKIIGVPGDRVASREEFVTDLAVISEGSTLVLQAGKRTLSLKPDDLEHYKGERGRRGSKLPRGFQRVDSLMVETPA is encoded by the coding sequence ATGAGCGACTTACTGGACAGTCTCGAAGGCGTCGAACGCCGTTCCCTGGCCGACTTCACCGAACAGGCCTACCTCAACTACTCCATGTACGTGATCATGGACCGCGCCCTGCCGCACATCGGCGACGGCCTCAAGCCGGTCCAGCGCCGCATCGTCTATGCCATGAGCGAGCTGGGTCTGGACGCCGACTCCAAGCACAAGAAGTCGGCGCGTACCGTCGGCGACGTGCTCGGCAAGTTCCATCCCCACGGCGACTCGGCGTGCTACGAGGCCATGGTGCTGATGGCCCAGCCGTTCAGCTACCGCTACACCCTGGTCGACGGCCAGGGCAACTGGGGTGCGCCGGACGATCCGAAGTCGTTCGCCGCCATGCGTTACACCGAGGCGCGCCTGTCGCGCTATTCCGAAGTGCTGCTCAGCGAGCTGGGCCAGGGCACCGTCGACTGGGTGCCGAACTTCGACGGCACCCTGCAGGAGCCAGCGGTGCTGCCGGCGCGCCTGCCGAACATCCTGCTCAACGGTACCACCGGCATCGCCGTGGGCATGGCCACCGACGTGCCGCCGCACAACTTGCGGGAAGTGGCCAGCGCCTGCGTGCGCCTGCTCGACGAGCCCAAGGCCACCATCGAGCAGCTGTGCGAGCACATCCAGGGCCCGGACTACCCCACCGAGGCCGAGATCGTCACCCCGCGCGCCGATATCCTCAAGCTCTACGAGACCGGCAAGGGCTCGATCCGCATGCGCGCGGTGTACCGTGTCGAGGACGGCGACATCATCGTCACCGCGTTGCCGCACCAGGTCTCCGGGGCCAAGGTTCTGGAGCAGATCGCCGCGCAGATGCAGGCCAAGAAGCTGCCGATGGTCGCCGACCTGCGCGATGAGTCGGACCACGAGAACCCCTGCCGCATCGTCATCATCCCACGTTCGAACCGCGTCGATGCCGCCGAATTGATGCAGCACCTGTTCGCTACCACCGACCTCGAGAGTACCTACCGGGTCAACGTCAACATCATCGGCCTCGACGGCCGTCCGCAGCTGAAGAACCTGCGCGCGCTGCTGCTGGAGTGGCTGGAGTACCGGATCGGTACCGTCCGTCGCCGCCTGCAGCACCGCCTGGACAAGGTCGAGAAGCGCCTGCACCTGTTGGAAGGCCTGCTCACCGCGTTCCTCAACCTGGATGAAGTGATCCATATCATCCGTACCGAAGAGCACCCCAAGCAGGCACTGATCGCCCGTTTCGACCTGACCGAAATCCAGGCTGACTACATCCTCGAGACCCGCCTGCGCCAGCTGGCCCGTCTGGAAGAGATGAAGATCCGTGGCGAGCAGGACGAGCTGCTCAAGGAACAGAAGCGCCTGACCACCCTGCTGGGCAGCGATGCCAAGCTGCGCAAGCTGGTGCGCAGCGAGCTGATCGAAGACGCCGAGACCTATGGCGACGACCGTCGCTCGCCGATCGTCGAGCGTGCCGAGGCCAAGGCGCTCTCGGAAAACGAGCTGATGCCGACCGAACCGGTCACCGTGGTGCTGTCGGAGAAGGGCTGGGTGCGTTGCGCCAAGGGCCACGATATCGATGCCACCGGGCTTTCCTACAAGGCCGGTGACGGTTTCAAGGCCGCCGCCGCCGGACGCTCCAACCAATTCGCCGTGCTCATCGACTCCACCGGCCGCAGCTATTCGGTGGCGGCCCACAGCCTGCCATCGGCGCGCGGCCAGGGCGAGCCGCTGACCGGTCGTCTGACTCCACCGCCCGGCGCTACCTTCGAGTGCGTGCTGCTGCCGGAGGACGAGGCCCTGTACGTGGTGGCCTCCGACGCCGGCTACGGCTTCGTGGTCAAGGGTGAGGACCTGCAGGCCAAGAACAAGGCCGGCAAGGGCCTGCTCAGCCTGCCCAACGGCGCCAAGGTGATGACCCCGCGCCCGGTGGCCGACCGCGAGCAAGACTGGCTGGCCGCGGTAACCACCGAAGGCCGTCTGCTGGTATTCAAGGTCGCCGACCTGCCGCAGTTGGGCAAGGGCAAGGGCAACAAGATCATCGGCGTTCCGGGCGACCGAGTAGCCAGTCGTGAAGAATTCGTCACTGACCTGGCAGTGATCAGTGAGGGGTCGACCCTTGTATTGCAAGCTGGCAAGCGTACCCTTTCTCTGAAACCAGATGATCTCGAGCACTACAAGGGGGAGCGTGGTCGCCGCGGTAGCAAATTGCCACGTGGTTTCCAGCGCGTGGATAGCTTGATGGTGGAAACCCCCGCCTGA
- the asd gene encoding archaetidylserine decarboxylase (Phosphatidylserine decarboxylase is synthesized as a single chain precursor. Generation of the pyruvoyl active site from a Ser is coupled to cleavage of a Gly-Ser bond between the larger (beta) and smaller (alpha chains). It is an integral membrane protein.) has protein sequence MKSRLFIISQYLLPHHLLSRLAGCVAECRARWFKNAFTAWFAKRYQVNMSEALVEDLSAYEHFNAFFTRALKPGARPLDETPGAILCPADGAVSQLGPIEHGRIFQAKGHGYSALELLGGDPALAAPFMGGEFATIYLSPKDYHRVHMPLAGTLREMVYVPGRLFSVNQTTAENVPELFARNERVVCLFDTERGPMAVVLVGAMIVASIETVWAGLVTPPKRELKTFRYDEASRAPIHLEKGAELGRFKLGSTAIVLFGPEQVKWAESLGAGSAVRMGELLAQPTQA, from the coding sequence ATGAAATCCCGCTTGTTCATCATCAGCCAGTACCTGCTGCCGCACCACCTGCTGTCGCGGCTGGCCGGCTGCGTCGCCGAGTGCCGCGCACGCTGGTTCAAGAACGCCTTCACCGCCTGGTTTGCCAAGCGCTACCAGGTGAACATGTCCGAGGCGCTGGTCGAAGATCTCAGTGCCTACGAGCACTTCAACGCCTTCTTCACCCGCGCCCTCAAGCCGGGAGCCCGCCCGCTGGACGAAACCCCCGGCGCGATCCTCTGCCCAGCCGATGGCGCCGTCAGCCAGCTCGGCCCGATCGAGCACGGCCGCATCTTCCAGGCCAAGGGCCACGGCTACAGCGCCCTGGAGCTGCTGGGCGGCGATCCGGCCCTGGCCGCACCGTTCATGGGCGGTGAATTCGCCACCATCTACCTGTCGCCCAAGGACTACCACCGCGTGCACATGCCGCTGGCAGGTACCCTGCGCGAGATGGTCTATGTGCCGGGTCGGCTGTTCTCGGTCAACCAAACCACCGCGGAAAACGTGCCTGAGCTGTTCGCCCGCAACGAGCGCGTGGTCTGCCTGTTCGACACCGAGCGTGGGCCGATGGCCGTGGTGCTGGTCGGCGCAATGATCGTCGCCTCGATCGAGACCGTCTGGGCCGGCCTGGTCACGCCACCGAAGCGCGAGCTGAAGACCTTCCGCTACGACGAGGCCAGCCGTGCACCGATCCACCTGGAAAAGGGCGCCGAACTGGGCCGCTTCAAGCTGGGTTCCACCGCCATCGTGCTGTTCGGGCCGGAGCAGGTGAAGTGGGCAGAGAGCCTGGGTGCCGGCTCCGCGGTGCGCATGGGTGAGCTGCTGGCGCAGCCGACCCAGGCCTGA
- the serB gene encoding phosphoserine phosphatase SerB has translation MREIVLINITGEDRPGLTAAITGVLLQGGVSILDIGLAVMHGTLSFGILVDIPDNEVATALLQSVQSKAHELNLQARYTPISEADYQHWADSQGEARHIVTLLSRRITPQQLQRVSAIISEHDLTIERIERLSARVALDAQIDKGKAALEISVRGEPNDGQALRAAFFALSEELSIDIAFQKDDLFRRNRRLAVFDMDSTLIEAEVIDELAKAAGVGEQVAAITERAMRGELDFRASFKERMALLKGLDVSVLDQIGASLRLTEGAEHLFAELKRLGYKTAILSGGFTYFAKQVQARLGIDYVFANELEVVDGKVTGVAVEPIVDAQRKADLLLQLASQEGLQLEQTIAVGDGANDLPMLSQAGLGVAFRAKPLVRQSAKQAISTLGLDGVLYLLGVRDREARG, from the coding sequence TTGCGCGAAATCGTCCTGATCAACATCACTGGTGAAGACCGTCCGGGTCTCACTGCGGCCATCACCGGCGTCCTGCTCCAGGGCGGTGTGAGTATTCTCGACATCGGCCTCGCTGTCATGCACGGCACGCTGTCGTTCGGCATCCTGGTCGACATCCCCGATAACGAAGTGGCCACGGCGCTGCTGCAGAGCGTGCAGTCCAAGGCTCACGAACTGAACTTGCAGGCCCGCTACACCCCCATTTCCGAGGCCGACTACCAGCACTGGGCCGACAGCCAGGGTGAGGCCCGCCACATCGTTACCCTGCTCAGCCGCCGGATCACCCCGCAGCAGTTGCAGCGCGTCAGCGCCATCATCAGCGAGCACGACCTGACCATCGAGCGCATCGAACGGCTGTCCGCCCGCGTGGCGCTGGACGCCCAGATCGACAAGGGCAAGGCCGCGCTGGAAATCTCGGTGCGTGGCGAGCCGAACGACGGCCAGGCCCTGCGTGCGGCGTTCTTCGCGCTGTCCGAAGAGCTGAGCATCGACATCGCCTTCCAGAAAGACGACCTGTTCCGCCGCAACCGCCGTCTGGCGGTGTTCGATATGGACTCGACCTTGATCGAGGCCGAAGTCATCGACGAGCTGGCCAAGGCCGCCGGCGTCGGCGAACAGGTCGCGGCGATCACCGAGCGTGCCATGCGTGGCGAACTGGATTTTCGCGCCAGCTTCAAGGAGCGCATGGCCTTGCTCAAGGGGCTGGACGTGAGCGTGCTCGACCAGATCGGTGCTTCGCTGCGCCTGACCGAGGGCGCCGAGCACCTGTTTGCCGAACTCAAGCGCCTGGGCTACAAGACCGCCATCCTCTCCGGCGGTTTCACCTACTTTGCCAAGCAGGTACAGGCGCGCCTGGGCATCGACTACGTATTCGCCAACGAACTGGAGGTGGTCGACGGCAAGGTGACCGGGGTGGCCGTCGAACCGATCGTCGATGCCCAGCGCAAGGCCGACCTGCTGTTGCAACTGGCCAGTCAGGAGGGCCTGCAGCTCGAGCAGACCATCGCCGTTGGTGATGGGGCCAACGACCTGCCGATGCTGTCCCAGGCCGGCCTGGGCGTGGCCTTCCGCGCCAAGCCGCTGGTGCGCCAGTCGGCCAAGCAGGCCATCTCGACGCTGGGCCTGGATGGCGTGCTGTACCTGCTGGGCGTGCGTGATCGCGAAGCGCGCGGTTGA